The Bradyrhizobium oligotrophicum S58 genome contains the following window.
GCGGGACGGACCGAGACGATGATCGAGGCAATCAGGATCGGAAACGAGGTCGAAACGCTCTACACCAACGGACCGGCGGGCGGCGGTGGCGCGTGGAAGTCGGCGCGCGAGGTGATCGCCGTCGCCTCATGCCTCGTTCCGGAAGACGCGGCGCAGTCCTGCGTTGGCATGCTGGTGGCCTGACGTTTCCAGGGCTTCACGGATCGCATCGGCTGACGCAAGGTGGCGGTCCATGATTGCCTGGGACCAGCGAGAAACTCATGTATGACGTCATCGTGGTTGGCGGCGGCTCGGCCGGAGCGGCCGTTGCTGCGCGCTTGTCCGAACAGCCCGAGAAGCGGGTCTTGCTGCTGGAGGCCGGGGCGGACTGGCGGGCCAACGATGTGCCTTGGGAGATCGCGACGCCCAATCCGATTCCGATCATCCATGATCGCGGGTTCCAGGAAAAATGGCAGTGGCCGCAACTGATGTCGCGCCGGGTGGCGGGACAGGAAATGCGCTTCTACTGGCGCGGCAAGGGGCTCGGCGGCAGCTCGATGATGAACGGCCAGATCGCGATTCGCGGCGTCGCTGATGCGTTCGACGAATGGGCGTCCAACGGCTGCACGGGCTGGTCGGCGCGGGAGATCATGCCGCTATTCTCCGAGATCGAGGACGACATGGCTTTCGGTGATCGGGAGGGACACGGAAGCGGCGGGCCGCTGCCGGTCTATCGCGCGCCGCCCGACACATGGGGCCCGATCGATCGGGCCTTGCGCGATGCGGCGCTGGCGAGCGGCTATCCCTGGTGCGACGATCTCAACGGGGCCGATGGCGAAGGCGTTGCCTGCTATCCCATCAACAGCCGTGATGGCCGCCGCGTCTCCACGAACGAAGGCTATCTGGAGCCCGCGCGCGGACGATCGAACCTGGAGATCCGCGGCCGTGCGCTGGTGGATCGGCTGCTGATCAGCGACGCCAGGGCCACCGGTGTACGCGTCCACTTCGAAGGCGAGGGCGTGGCAGAGATCGCGGCGCGCGAGGTCGTGCTGTGCGCCGGCGCGATTCATAGTCCGGCGATCCTGCTGCGCTCGGGGATCGGTCCTGCAGCGGACTTACAGGCGATGGGACTCGCTGTCGCGCGTGATCTTCCGGTGGGGCGGCACTTCTTCGATCATCCGCTGTTCCGCGCCACGATCCAGCTCCGTGAGGAGCTGCGGCCGACCGATCGCGACACGCGCCATACCAATTGCTGCGTGACCTACACGTCGGGCCTCGCCGATGGCGGCAGGCGCGACATGATCCTGATCGCGTTCAATCACCGCGGCATCGGCGTGCCCGGCGCGATCGGCGCCGGCCTGTTCAACGCCTTCTCGCGCGGCGCGCTCAAACTCGCCTCGCCCGATCCGACCGTGGACCCCATCGTCGAGGAGAACATGCTGGCCGATCCGCGCGACATCGCGCGGATGCGGGACGCGGTGAAGCGGCTGGCGCTGATCACGCTGCAGCCGGCGCTGCGCGACATCGCCGACTGGATACGTCTCGGCGACACGGAATTCACGCTGTCGCAAGCGGCCGCGCTGCCGGATGCGGAGCTCGATGCGCTGCTGCGCCAGGTGACTGGTGACATCCAGCACGCCGCGGGAAGCTGTCGCATGAGCGGCTTCAATGATACTGACGGCGTGGTCAATCCGGACGGCACCGTCAAGGGCATCGCTGGCCTGCGCGTGGCGGACGCCTCGATCATGCCGTCCGATTGCCGCGCCAACACGCACTTCACGACGGTGGTGATCGGCGAGGCGATCGCACGGATGATGCGAACGGTCTCCTGAGTCTCACGCGATCGCGAAGCGCAGGCCGGCACGGGCGCGCCCGCCGGAGATCGCGATCGGCGTGCCGTCGGCGCGCCAGCAGGCCGCGCCGGTCATCGTGCCATCATCACCGAACGCGATCGCGTTCATGCCGCCGGCGACGACCGGCTCGCGTTTGATCATATGGCCGCGCGCGGCGAGCTCGTTCGCAACGCTGTCGGGAAAGGCCGGCTCGAGCTCGAGCACGCCGCCCTGCGTCCACAGCCGCGGCGCTTCGACGGCCTCCTGCAGCGACATGCCGTGGTCGATCAGGTTGACCAGCGCCTGGAACGCCGACGGGAAGATGCGCAGGCCGCCGGGCAGGCCGAGCGCGTAGCGCAAGCGGCCGTCGCGCGTCGCCATCATCGGCGCCATCGAGGTGAACACGCGCTTGCCCGGCTGGATCGACAGCGCGCGGCCGGGGCGCGGATCGAAATTGTACATGTAGTTGTTGGCTGTGATGCCGGTGCCTGGGATCTGCACGCAGGCACCGAACAGGCCGTTGATGGTCTGGGTGGACGCGACGACGTTGCCTTCGGCGTCGGCCACGGTGACATGCGTGGTGTTGGCGGATTCGGTCGCGGACAGTCCTGGAGCAAAGCTCTGTGCCCGGCCCATGTCGATCTGCGCCCGCCGCTCGGCAGCGTAGGCCTTGGATGTCAGCCGCTCGACCGGTACGTCGACGAACGCCGGATCTGCCGTCGCGACGGCGCGATCGGCAAACGCGATCTTCAACGCTTCGGCGAGCAGGTGCGCGCCGTCGGCCGAGCCGAAGCCGAGTGCACCGACATCGAAGCCTTCGAGGATGTTGAGCATCTGCACGATGTGCACGCCGCCGGAGGAGGGCGGCGGCGGGCCGATGATCTCATGGCCGCGATAGAGCCCGCGAATCGGCGCGCGCTCGATCACCTCATAGGCTGCGAGGTCGGCGGCGTCGATCAGGCCGCCATTGTCGGCCATGTAGGCGGCCAGCGCCGCACCAAGCGGCCCGCCATAGAGCGCGCCGGGTCCGTGTTCGGCGATCAGTCGCAGCGATGCCGCGTAGTCGGTCTGCAACACGCGTGTGCCGGCCTTGATCGGCTCGCCGCTGGGCAGGAACATCGCGGCAAGCTGCCGGTCACGCGCCAGGTCGGCAGCGACCAGCCGCACGCAGTCGTTGAGATAGGGGCTCGCGATGAAGCCGTGCTCGGCAAGCCGGATCGCCGGCGCCATCACCTCTGCCAGCGGCAGCCGGCCGTAGCGGGCCAGCGCCTCGCACCACCCCTTGAGCGCGCCCGGCACGGCAACCGCGAGCGCGCCTGCGGCATTGCGACGGCCGCGGGTTTCGCGCGCCAGTGCGATCTCGTCCGAGACCGGGTCGTACATTTCAGGCGTTGCGCGCAGCGGCGCGGTGCTCAGCCCGTCGAGCACGATATGACGGCCGTCGGCAAGGCGGATATGCGACAGGCCGCCGCCGAGAATGCCGACCATCATCGGCTCGACCACGGTCAGTGCGAACAGCGCCGCGATGGCGGCGTCGATCGCATTGCCGTCGCGCATCAGCATCTCGGCGCCGGCGCTCGAAGCAAGCGGATGGTTGGTCACTACCATGCCG
Protein-coding sequences here:
- a CDS encoding GMC family oxidoreductase, whose protein sequence is MYDVIVVGGGSAGAAVAARLSEQPEKRVLLLEAGADWRANDVPWEIATPNPIPIIHDRGFQEKWQWPQLMSRRVAGQEMRFYWRGKGLGGSSMMNGQIAIRGVADAFDEWASNGCTGWSAREIMPLFSEIEDDMAFGDREGHGSGGPLPVYRAPPDTWGPIDRALRDAALASGYPWCDDLNGADGEGVACYPINSRDGRRVSTNEGYLEPARGRSNLEIRGRALVDRLLISDARATGVRVHFEGEGVAEIAAREVVLCAGAIHSPAILLRSGIGPAADLQAMGLAVARDLPVGRHFFDHPLFRATIQLREELRPTDRDTRHTNCCVTYTSGLADGGRRDMILIAFNHRGIGVPGAIGAGLFNAFSRGALKLASPDPTVDPIVEENMLADPRDIARMRDAVKRLALITLQPALRDIADWIRLGDTEFTLSQAAALPDAELDALLRQVTGDIQHAAGSCRMSGFNDTDGVVNPDGTVKGIAGLRVADASIMPSDCRANTHFTTVVIGEAIARMMRTVS
- the ggt gene encoding gamma-glutamyltransferase, producing MTSSIGSRRIADFTCEKQPASGSRGMVVTNHPLASSAGAEMLMRDGNAIDAAIAALFALTVVEPMMVGILGGGLSHIRLADGRHIVLDGLSTAPLRATPEMYDPVSDEIALARETRGRRNAAGALAVAVPGALKGWCEALARYGRLPLAEVMAPAIRLAEHGFIASPYLNDCVRLVAADLARDRQLAAMFLPSGEPIKAGTRVLQTDYAASLRLIAEHGPGALYGGPLGAALAAYMADNGGLIDAADLAAYEVIERAPIRGLYRGHEIIGPPPPSSGGVHIVQMLNILEGFDVGALGFGSADGAHLLAEALKIAFADRAVATADPAFVDVPVERLTSKAYAAERRAQIDMGRAQSFAPGLSATESANTTHVTVADAEGNVVASTQTINGLFGACVQIPGTGITANNYMYNFDPRPGRALSIQPGKRVFTSMAPMMATRDGRLRYALGLPGGLRIFPSAFQALVNLIDHGMSLQEAVEAPRLWTQGGVLELEPAFPDSVANELAARGHMIKREPVVAGGMNAIAFGDDGTMTGAACWRADGTPIAISGGRARAGLRFAIA